One Tolypothrix bouteillei VB521301 DNA window includes the following coding sequences:
- a CDS encoding peptidoglycan-binding protein: MINYKNSEIRSILNGLGYRSQVHTNDPDFPISQDESELTDEPTRKAIMKFQVDCDLRVDGVVNSQTIAKMQEEINTLHYKLNQVVGTKIPLNQPFYGRQTINAVQQFQRRYIITIDGLASFPVREELFESLQDNMQDITAESVMI, from the coding sequence ATGATTAATTATAAAAATTCTGAAATCCGCAGCATTTTGAATGGTTTGGGTTACAGAAGCCAGGTCCATACTAACGATCCTGATTTTCCCATTTCTCAGGATGAGTCAGAATTAACTGATGAGCCGACACGAAAGGCGATTATGAAATTTCAAGTAGATTGCGATCTTAGAGTGGATGGTGTTGTGAATTCACAAACAATTGCGAAAATGCAGGAAGAAATTAACACTCTCCACTACAAGTTGAATCAGGTTGTGGGAACAAAGATCCCTCTCAATCAACCATTTTACGGACGCCAAACTATTAATGCAGTTCAGCAGTTTCAAAGAAGGTACATCATTACAATTGATGGTCTTGCTAGTTTTCCAGTTCGTGAGGAACTTTTTGAATCTTTACAAGATAATATGCAGGATATCACAGCAGAGTCTGTAATGATTTAA
- a CDS encoding NB-ARC domain-containing protein, producing MLISKSVRKRGVILSTTGWDKLQTVKRSSEFRDNNGSRYTYEELSDRTGLSLHTISRIMGRTEAVDKLSLEYCFRAFSLELEKADYTRPAERNAVDWGEAMDISTFVGRNEELTQLYQWVVKEHSRLVAILGMGGIGKTAFALKFAKQVQHEYDYVKWLSLSHAPSCDTTIAELVSFLSNQQENTPDLGRLKHYLRTSRCLIVIDNWEIILEAGRAGNYLPSYERYNELLQIVGETQHQSCLILTSREKPALVDAIAGDFLTTRSLKLNGSKEVAMAVIKAKGLTATEIQQQQLCSLYSHNPKALKIVTSSILELFDGDVKAFFQQNVIVFNGIRRLLDRQFYRLSKLEQNIMYWLAINQGWTAIAQLRSQIVPPVSTADLLEALEGLNWRSLIEKQSGCYTLQPMWMEYVAEKITQHIDIDVTIRQAYQKKQNLAHTRLIAV from the coding sequence ATGTTAATTTCAAAATCTGTTCGCAAGCGTGGTGTTATCCTTTCAACTACTGGTTGGGACAAACTTCAAACCGTCAAACGCTCCAGTGAGTTCCGCGATAACAATGGTAGTCGCTACACGTATGAAGAACTGAGCGATCGCACGGGTTTATCATTACATACCATTTCTCGAATTATGGGACGCACCGAAGCAGTCGATAAACTTTCCCTGGAATACTGCTTTCGAGCCTTTAGTTTAGAATTAGAAAAAGCCGACTACACTCGCCCAGCTGAACGTAACGCTGTTGATTGGGGCGAAGCAATGGATATTTCTACGTTCGTAGGTCGGAATGAAGAACTGACACAACTCTATCAGTGGGTTGTAAAAGAACACTCTCGTTTAGTAGCAATTCTGGGGATGGGCGGAATTGGCAAAACCGCATTTGCTCTTAAGTTTGCCAAACAAGTACAGCACGAATACGATTATGTCAAATGGCTTTCCCTATCCCATGCTCCATCATGTGACACCACGATCGCAGAGCTAGTATCTTTCCTTTCAAACCAACAAGAAAATACACCCGATTTAGGACGGCTCAAACATTACCTGCGTACCTCTCGTTGTTTAATAGTCATTGACAATTGGGAAATAATATTAGAAGCGGGTCGTGCTGGCAATTACCTTCCCAGTTATGAGAGATATAATGAGTTACTCCAAATTGTAGGAGAGACGCAACATCAAAGTTGTTTAATTTTGACCAGTCGAGAAAAGCCAGCCCTAGTAGACGCCATTGCAGGAGATTTCTTGACAACACGTTCTTTAAAGTTAAATGGTTCCAAAGAAGTGGCAATGGCTGTCATCAAAGCTAAAGGACTTACAGCAACTGAAATTCAACAGCAACAATTATGCTCTCTCTACAGCCATAACCCTAAAGCCTTAAAAATTGTTACCAGTTCAATCCTAGAACTATTTGACGGCGATGTTAAAGCATTCTTTCAGCAGAATGTGATAGTGTTTAATGGAATTCGTCGTTTGCTAGATCGGCAGTTTTACCGCCTTTCTAAGTTAGAGCAAAACATTATGTACTGGCTTGCCATTAATCAAGGCTGGACAGCGATCGCACAACTCCGCTCACAAATTGTACCCCCAGTCTCCACAGCCGATTTGTTAGAAGCACTAGAAGGATTAAATTGGCGGTCTCTCATAGAGAAACAATCTGGATGCTACACCTTGCAACCCATGTGGATGGAATATGTGGCTGAGAAAATTACTCAACACATAGATATTGATGTAACTATTCGTCAAGCTTATCAGAAGAAACAAAATTTAGCCCATACTCGCTTAATTGCAGTATGA
- the dacB gene encoding D-alanyl-D-alanine carboxypeptidase/D-alanyl-D-alanine-endopeptidase yields MFGKPANPQTQVPPTEKTAQSICPVQLPSAINAVLDRPLLLRSRWGVLVQTLSSTQTLYSRDAQKYFTPASVAKLLTTAAVLQQLGQDFRFRTSIYSDRDGVLRVVGRGDPSLTDAQLTILAKQLQEKGIRDIRLLIADDNYIQGDIVHPSWQWEDIQSDYGAPVNSFILNQNVFGLKLQPQTVGKPLGVIWTDTDEEKQWRVVNLSVTTAENQPSFINITRDFKGSILHIQGQLPVNSEPASVNLPAIDPTEYFLRRFRSVLKTEEIGVAQTFVSPFSRQYGQELAGVDSPPLSELLIETNTNSNNLFAESLLRALAIKKPPSLNQATADTGLELMKATLTQLGVDPTGYSLVDGSGLSRKNLISPETLVQTLQAMAKSPAGAVYRASLPVAGRSGTLKNRFLKTPAEGIVQAKTGTMTGVVSLAGYVNAPNYNPVVFSIMVNQTEQPARVIRQAMDEIVVMLARLQRC; encoded by the coding sequence TTGTTTGGAAAACCTGCTAACCCACAAACACAAGTTCCGCCGACTGAAAAGACTGCACAATCAATTTGCCCCGTTCAACTGCCATCAGCTATCAATGCTGTTCTCGATCGCCCCCTTCTGCTTCGCTCTCGCTGGGGTGTTCTCGTACAAACTCTATCTTCCACGCAAACTCTTTACAGTCGGGATGCCCAAAAATATTTTACTCCCGCTTCTGTTGCCAAACTTCTCACAACAGCCGCCGTACTGCAGCAACTGGGTCAGGATTTTCGCTTTCGTACATCTATATACAGCGATCGCGATGGCGTTTTGCGTGTTGTTGGCAGGGGAGACCCCAGTTTAACCGATGCTCAGCTTACCATCCTAGCAAAGCAGTTGCAGGAAAAGGGTATCCGAGATATTAGACTTTTGATTGCTGATGATAATTATATTCAAGGAGATATTGTTCATCCCTCTTGGCAATGGGAAGATATACAGTCTGACTATGGAGCGCCTGTTAATAGCTTCATCTTAAATCAAAACGTGTTTGGTTTAAAGCTCCAACCGCAAACCGTTGGCAAACCTTTAGGTGTTATCTGGACTGACACTGATGAGGAAAAACAGTGGCGCGTAGTCAATCTGTCAGTCACAACAGCAGAAAATCAACCCTCCTTTATTAATATCACCCGTGACTTCAAAGGCTCAATCTTACACATTCAAGGGCAATTGCCAGTCAACTCCGAACCAGCATCAGTTAATTTACCTGCGATCGACCCTACAGAATACTTCTTGCGCCGCTTTCGGAGTGTTTTAAAAACTGAGGAGATTGGCGTTGCACAAACATTTGTGTCTCCTTTTAGCAGACAATACGGTCAAGAACTAGCGGGTGTGGATTCTCCGCCTCTATCAGAATTGTTAATCGAGACCAATACCAACAGCAATAATCTTTTTGCTGAGTCCTTACTGAGGGCGTTAGCTATCAAAAAACCGCCTTCTCTGAACCAAGCAACCGCTGATACGGGATTAGAATTAATGAAAGCGACCTTAACCCAGCTAGGAGTCGATCCAACAGGTTATTCCCTAGTCGATGGTTCTGGATTATCTCGTAAAAACCTGATCAGCCCAGAAACTTTAGTCCAAACTTTACAAGCAATGGCAAAATCTCCCGCTGGCGCAGTTTACCGAGCATCTTTACCCGTTGCAGGTAGAAGTGGGACTCTTAAAAATCGCTTTCTCAAAACACCTGCAGAGGGAATTGTACAAGCAAAAACAGGTACGATGACAGGTGTTGTTTCCCTGGCTGGATATGTGAATGCACCTAACTACAACCCTGTTGTTTTCAGTATTATGGTGAATCAGACAGAACAACCTGCAAGAGTGATTCGCCAAGCAATGGATGAAATTGTGGTGATGTTAGCTCGGTTACAGCGGTGTTAA
- a CDS encoding DUF2237 family protein, with product MTEARNVLGQQLEICCTSPMTGYYRDGKCNTGGGDFGAHVVCAQVTEEFLAFTKSRGNDLSTAVPAFNFPGLKPGDRWCLCASRWKEALDAGVAPPIVLSATHASALEYVSLEELKQHAADLK from the coding sequence ATGACAGAAGCTAGAAATGTTCTTGGACAACAGCTGGAAATCTGCTGTACTTCTCCCATGACTGGTTATTATCGGGATGGTAAATGTAATACAGGGGGAGGTGATTTTGGCGCACACGTTGTGTGTGCTCAAGTCACAGAAGAGTTTTTGGCATTCACTAAGTCTAGAGGTAACGATTTGAGCACTGCTGTTCCCGCATTTAATTTTCCCGGTTTAAAACCAGGAGATAGATGGTGTTTGTGTGCATCTCGGTGGAAGGAGGCTCTAGACGCAGGAGTTGCACCACCCATAGTTTTATCAGCAACTCACGCATCTGCTTTAGAATACGTTTCTCTGGAGGAATTGAAGCAGCACGCCGCTGATTTAAAGTAA